Genomic window (Verrucomicrobiia bacterium):
AAGTTCGCCGGAAGCCGGTCCGTTCAGCCGGCGATCGCCGCCTGCTGAAGGGCCACCAGCGAGGCGATGCCTGTCCTTCCAAGCTCGAGCATGGCCGTCAGTTCGTCTCCGCTGAAGGTGGCTTCCTCCCCGGAGCCCTGGACTTCGATGAACCTGCCACCTCCGGTCATGACGAGGTTCATGTCCACCGTCGCCGCGGCATCCTCGACATAGCAGAGGTCGAGCAGGGGCCGTCCACCCACGATGCCGACGCTCACCGCGGCAACCTGATCGACGACGGGACTGGAGACGAGGTCGCCGTTGGCGATGAGTTGCTGGAGGGCGAGCTGGAGGGCGACCCAGGCGCCGGTGATGGCGGCGGTGCGGGTTCCACCATCGGCCTGAAGGACATCGCAGTCGATCCACAGGGTGCGCTGGCCCAGCTTCTCGAGGTCCACCGCAGCACGGAGCGCGCGGCCGATCAGCCGCTGGATTTCGCTGGAGCGTCCGTCGAGGCGACCCCGGGTAATGTCACGCGCCTTTCGCTCGGTGGTCGAGTAGGGAAGCATCGAGTACTCGGCGGTGAGCCATCCGCCCGGCACCTGCTGCTCCTTCATCCAGCGCGGCACCCCTTCATCCACCGTGACGCCGCAAATGACCCGGGTGCTGCCCCAGTGGATGAGGGTCGAGCCGGCGGCGTGCGGAGCGATGCCATTCTCGAAGCGGATGGAGCGGAGGGCGTCGGCGGGGCGCCCGTCGTAGCGGCCGGGCGACACCAGGGTGGGTTGAGCCATGGGCCAAAGATCCTATCGCCCGGAAGGTCCGCCTTGAATCGAAAAAAGGGGCGGGACTCGACACCCGGGGGGAGGAGCCCTAGCGTCGTCCACGCTGCGGGGATGGGCCCGCAGGCGCCTTGCGGGGCGCGGTTCAGGGTGTCCGTGATGTTTCGACAACCCAGCAACGAGGTGTACCGGACGGTGGTGGTGGTCTGGCTGACGCTGTCGGCGGCGAGCGTCGTGCTGGCCGCCATCACGTGGATCGAGCTATCGAGGCATATCGAGGCATCCCGGCAGGCGGCCGCCATCCAGGCGGAACTGGACGCCGTGTTCCAGGTGGTGCTGGACACCGAGACCAGCCAGCGGGGCTTCACGTTGACGGGCGACGATGCCTTCCTGGTGCCGCTCGAGGTGGGGGAGGAGCAGCTTCCGGCGCGGTTCGAGCGCCTGATCGAGCTGACCCGTGGCGACGCGGCCTCGCTTCAGAGGATCATGGATCTGCGCGTGCAGGCCCAGCTTCTGCTGAACCATCACCAGTCCGTGGTGCTGGCGCGCCAGCATGCCGGCTACCTTGCGGCGGCGGAAATCGTCATGACCGGGGACGGCCGGAGGATGATGGAAACGCTGCGGACGCAGGTGGCCGAGATCCGCGGGATGCGGTCGGACCTGCTGTCGGACGACGGGGCGCAGGCCCGGGCGCAGATGTTCCGGGCGGTGCTGACCAGCCTGCTGGCCGGGGTGCTGGGGATCGGGGCGGGTCTCTTTGCCTTCCGACTGTCGCGTCTGAGCATCCGGCACCAGGAACGGGAGCGGGAACTGGTGGAGGCCAGGCTCGAAGCGGAACGGAGCAGCCGGGAGAAGACGGTCTTCCTGGCCAACATGAGTCACGAGATCCGGACTCCAATGAACGCCATCCTGGGCTTCAGCGAATTGCTCAGCGGCGACCTCACCGAACCGCGCCACCGCCAGTACCTCTCCTCGATCCGGTCCAGCGCCCGGTCGCTGCTCCAGCTCATCAACGACATTCTCGACATGTCGAAGATCGAAGCCGGGGTCATGGAACTGCACCCCGAGCCCACCGACCCGGCCGAGCTTTGTGGATTTGTCCGCTCGGTGTTCAGCGAGGCCGCGGCGCGCAAGGGCGTGCCCCTGGAGTGCGAGGTGGCCGCCGAGGTCCCCCGATCGCTGCTGCTCGACCGGATCCGGCTCCGACAGATCCTGATCAACCTCGTCGGAAACGCGCTCAAGTTCACCGACCGCGGCTGGGTCCGCGTCCGGGTCCCGTGGGAACCGCCGTCCTCGGACGGACGGGTGAACCTCACGATCGAGGTTTCCGACACCGGGGTGGGCATCCCGCCCGACCGCCTGGAGGCCATCTTCGAGCCGTTCGTCCAGGCGGGCGCAGACCGCGAGAAGGAGCGGGAGGGCACCGGATTGGGCCTCGCCATCGTGCGCCGCCTCACCGAAGCCATGGGAGGCACGGTGAGTGTGACCAGCCAGCCCGGCGAGGGATCGACCTTCCGGCTGCGGTTGCCCGGCCTGACCGTCTCGCCGCGCCTGCCGGCGGAGGAAGGCGCGCCGGAGGAGGACGACACGGATTTCAACAGGCTCGCCGGGGCGCTGGTCCTGGTGGTGGACGACAACCGGATCAACTGCGACCTGGTGGCCGGCATGTTCGAGGGATCGCATCACCGGCTTGAGTTTGGCCACAACGGAGAGGAGGCCGTGGCCAAGGCCCGCCTCCTCCGGCCGGACGTCATCCTCATGGATGTGCGGATGCCCGGCATGGACGGCCGGGCGGCCCTCGCGGCCATCCGGCAGACGCCGGGCTTCGACCTGCTGCCGGTGATCGCAGTCACGGCTTCGAGCCTCGCGGACGAGGAGGAGGGCTTGAAGAGACAGTTCAGCGGCTACCTGCAAAAGCCCTTCACCCGGCGCGATCTCTTCGCGGAACTGGCCCAGTTCCTTCCCCGGGCCGCAGGGACGCCCCCGAACGCTTCGCACACGGGAACCGCCCGACCTGCCGAGGCGGTTTCCGGCGCCCCGGACTCCCCAGGACAGCCCACGCCGGCCTCGCTGGCCGTGACACTGGCACGGTTGCATCGCGAGGTCTGGCCACGGTTGCGCGAGATGCCCGCCTTCAATGCGTGCCGCGACTTCGCCCGGGAACTGGAGTCGGTCGGGCATGAACTCGAGCGTGCGGACCTGATCGACTACGCCCGGACCCTGCGGGAACACGCCGAGAACTACGCGGTCGTGGAACTCGAGGAACACCTCGGCCGGTTCGGGGAACTGGCGGACCGGCTGGAGGCCCGACCGACATCATGAACGGCCATCCCGGTTCCAGCGCCGCAACACCGATCCAGGATCCGCCCGCCCGCATCCTGGTGGTGGACGATCAACCGGCCACCATCCAGCTGGCGGGCACCGTGCTCGGGAAACTCGGCCATGAGATCGTCCCCGCCGCCAATGGCCCGACCGCCCTCCGGCGACTGGGGCTCCATCCCCCTGACCTGATCCTGCTCGACCTTCTGATGCCGGAGATGGACGGCTGCGAGCTGTGCCGGAGAATCCGCGACCGCCCGGAGTGGCGCGATATCCCCGTCATCTTCCTGTCCGCGGCCGACGATCCGGATCTGGTGGTGAAGGCGCTCGAGGCGGGCGGAACGGATTACGTGACCAAGCCGTTCCACCAGGCGGAACTCATCCTGCGGGTGCGGACCCAGCTTGCCCTGAAGTTTGCCCGGGACCGGCTGGCGCGGCTGGCGGAGGACAAGGACGAGCTGCTGGGAATCCTGGCCCACGACCTGAAGAACCACCTTGGCGGCATGCAGATGAGCGCCCAATTGCTCCACGACCGTGTGATCCGGCAGGGCGACAACCGACTGATCCGTCTGGCCGACAACCTCCGGCACGCGAGCGACCGGATGCTGGGTTTCGTCCGCGGTTTCCTCGCCAACATGGCGGCCGACCGGGAATCGGTGCTTCCTCCCGGCACCGTGGACCTGGCCGCCGTCACCCGAACCGTGACCGAGCGCAATCTCGAGGCCGCGCGCCGCAAGGGCATCGCCATGCAGACGCACCTGCCCGGGCACCCGGTGAAGGGGTACGGCCACGCCGAATCCCTCGACCGGGTTCTCGACAACCTGATCTCCAACGCCATCAAATTCTCCCCCCCGGGCCGCATGGTCGAGGTCTCGGTGGAAGACCATCCCGACTGGATCGAGTGCCGGGTGCGGGACCAGGGACCCGGGTTCCAACCGGAGGATCGCGCCAGGCTGTTCCAGCGCTACGGACGCCTCTCGGCCCGTCCGACCGCAGGGGAACCCTCCACCGGACTTGGCCTCGCCATCTCGCACAAGCTGGTCACCGCGATGCACGGCGAAATCCGGGTCGAAGGCGAACCCGGCGAGGGCGCGCGGATCACCGTGCGCCTTCCCCGCCGCAACGTCCCGTGACCGACCGCCCATACCCCCCACGCCATGGACTTTCTGATCGTCGATGACGACCCCACCTTCCGGGAGGGGGCCACCCTGCTGGTTGAAGAGGAGGGTCACTACGCCGAGGCCGTCGGATCGGGCGAGGCGGCGTTGACCCGGTTGAGGGAGGACCGGTTCGAGGCGGTCCTGCTGGACCTTCACCTCGGGGCCGAGAACGGACTCGACGTGCTGTCCGACATCCTCAGGGCGCACCCCGGCATGCCGGTGGTCCTGTGCACGGCGGAGGGAACGGTGGCCCCGGCGGTTGAGGCCATGCGCCGTGGCGCGGTGGATTACCTGGAAAAACCCTTCCGCCGGGACCACCTCCTGACCGTCGTCGCGCGATTGCAGCGCATCGGGCAACTGGACCAGCGCATCCGCCGCCTCGAACAGGAGGTCAGCGAAAGCCGGTCCGGCAGCCCCGAGCCGCTGTTCGACTTCAGCACGCCGGCCATGCGCGAAGTGATGGATGTGCTGTCCCGCGCCGCGCCCACCCCGGCGTCGATACTCATCCTGGGCGAAAGCGGCACCGGCAAAGGCGTCGTTGCCCGGGAGGTCCATCACCAGAGCGATCTCCGGGACAGGGCGTTCGTGACCGTCAGTTGCCCAAGCCTCTCCCGCGAACTC
Coding sequences:
- the rph gene encoding ribonuclease PH → MAQPTLVSPGRYDGRPADALRSIRFENGIAPHAAGSTLIHWGSTRVICGVTVDEGVPRWMKEQQVPGGWLTAEYSMLPYSTTERKARDITRGRLDGRSSEIQRLIGRALRAAVDLEKLGQRTLWIDCDVLQADGGTRTAAITGAWVALQLALQQLIANGDLVSSPVVDQVAAVSVGIVGGRPLLDLCYVEDAAATVDMNLVMTGGGRFIEVQGSGEEATFSGDELTAMLELGRTGIASLVALQQAAIAG
- a CDS encoding CHASE3 domain-containing protein → MFRQPSNEVYRTVVVVWLTLSAASVVLAAITWIELSRHIEASRQAAAIQAELDAVFQVVLDTETSQRGFTLTGDDAFLVPLEVGEEQLPARFERLIELTRGDAASLQRIMDLRVQAQLLLNHHQSVVLARQHAGYLAAAEIVMTGDGRRMMETLRTQVAEIRGMRSDLLSDDGAQARAQMFRAVLTSLLAGVLGIGAGLFAFRLSRLSIRHQERERELVEARLEAERSSREKTVFLANMSHEIRTPMNAILGFSELLSGDLTEPRHRQYLSSIRSSARSLLQLINDILDMSKIEAGVMELHPEPTDPAELCGFVRSVFSEAAARKGVPLECEVAAEVPRSLLLDRIRLRQILINLVGNALKFTDRGWVRVRVPWEPPSSDGRVNLTIEVSDTGVGIPPDRLEAIFEPFVQAGADREKEREGTGLGLAIVRRLTEAMGGTVSVTSQPGEGSTFRLRLPGLTVSPRLPAEEGAPEEDDTDFNRLAGALVLVVDDNRINCDLVAGMFEGSHHRLEFGHNGEEAVAKARLLRPDVILMDVRMPGMDGRAALAAIRQTPGFDLLPVIAVTASSLADEEEGLKRQFSGYLQKPFTRRDLFAELAQFLPRAAGTPPNASHTGTARPAEAVSGAPDSPGQPTPASLAVTLARLHREVWPRLREMPAFNACRDFARELESVGHELERADLIDYARTLREHAENYAVVELEEHLGRFGELADRLEARPTS
- a CDS encoding hybrid sensor histidine kinase/response regulator, whose protein sequence is MNGHPGSSAATPIQDPPARILVVDDQPATIQLAGTVLGKLGHEIVPAANGPTALRRLGLHPPDLILLDLLMPEMDGCELCRRIRDRPEWRDIPVIFLSAADDPDLVVKALEAGGTDYVTKPFHQAELILRVRTQLALKFARDRLARLAEDKDELLGILAHDLKNHLGGMQMSAQLLHDRVIRQGDNRLIRLADNLRHASDRMLGFVRGFLANMAADRESVLPPGTVDLAAVTRTVTERNLEAARRKGIAMQTHLPGHPVKGYGHAESLDRVLDNLISNAIKFSPPGRMVEVSVEDHPDWIECRVRDQGPGFQPEDRARLFQRYGRLSARPTAGEPSTGLGLAISHKLVTAMHGEIRVEGEPGEGARITVRLPRRNVP